CTCcgcttcttcttctttttcagattcagaGTTAACAGCGTAATCGCTGGTTCTGGTTCCTTTAACCGGTATTTCTCCAGCAACCCTGCTCGACGACGCCTTTGTGCTCTGTGCATTGAACAGCACAGGCCCAGCGGTTTTGGTTGCTCTATCTGCTGATTCTCCGCTTCCTACTCTTTCTTCAACCGTAGACGATCCAGTGTTTAACTGTGTTTCAAttcttattctttttgCGAGTTCCCTAAAACTTTTCTTCACGTCTTTGACACTGCCAGTGTCCAAGCCCTCAAAAGTATCCGAATCTTCCTCAATGGTGAGTTTCTCTAAAAGGTCAATATGCTCTTCCTCCTCCGTTTGTACAAACCTATTCAAAATACTCCTTTCTTGATCATGTTCAACAAGATTTTCAAGTGTTTCCgatacttttttttttgtcagCAAGATTAGGTCTTGATCATTGATCTTATCGTTGATCATTCCTAGtatgttattttcttcatcttcattagCAAAACCTAACAGATCCTCATTGTCGTCAttaacttcatcatcaatatcacTTTCGCATTCCCCCTTATCAACCAAAAGTTTTCTCCCATTGCGGCCCTggtatttcttctttttgtaaAACAATACAACATCATTTACGTTAGCTACTTTACCCACAAATCGATTTGAGAAATACCGAGGGTTCTCAACTTCGTATCCACCAGAATACTCGACTCGCAATCTAATTAGAGGTAGCGGAATATCTGCTTCTGTAACAAtaccttcttcaaacagTTCGACATTGTTCTCTTTCCATACAGAATTGGCCTTTTCAATCATCAATTCAACCTGcatcatcaaaaagttcaagacttcttttttgtttgagCTCGTAGCACGCAATCCTGTCCTGCTTAGTATCACATCTTTCATTACAAATGGACGAacagttttcaattttatagGTTCTAAGGAGAAGTCCTTACCCTTTATGCTTAAGATATACACATGTTTGTCCAACGTTTCCCCTTCAGTTAGAGATGTAGCAATGGAAGAACCAGCCTGCAAAATGTATGAACCAGTAATGTCATTTCTCATGGCAACAGGCCTGCAATCATGCTCATGTCCCCATAAAATGAAGTCCAAAAACGTGGGCAATGATGTCTCCTCCACCACTTTCACACCTGGCCGATGAACGTGGTTCTGATGGATACACATCAAATTGAACCACTGGATGGTGCCGTCATCACCTGTATCTGGTTCCAAAAACTCTAAATTGCCGCTGGccattgttttcatcaaccGCTCCTCTCTGATACTATGCAATCCATACAATGCTAGATTGGTACTTCCCTTGTTAAACAAAAGTGGACAAATACTGATTTGCTCATTATCTATGACTCTTCCAAAATGGTTCAAAAGACCGCTCACACCCAAAACGTCCAAAGGTGATAACAACTCTTCACCTGTTGCATCATCATGGTTACCACTGATGGCATATAACGGCATACCCACATTTACATTCATGTCGTACTCAGCAGGATACGTGAAATGTTTTGCCGCCATCGCATCACTGGGATCCGACACCAGTTTATATTCAATAGGTTTATCACACCAGCAATGTTCTCGTAAAGATCTCATGACATGGTAGTATGACTTTTTTGTAGGTGAGTTAACATGAAATAAGTCGCCACCTTGCAAAATAAAGTCGACATCACGTTCCCTTCCAATGGATAATATTTCTGCAAATGTTTTCCAAGAATCATCGCCTCTTATTTGATCATTCTCCATATATCCAACATGATTGTCCGTAGTTAAAAGAATGCGGAAAGTGTCTGGTCCTGGTTCAATGAATGTCACTTCAGGCATCACGAGATAGCCACTCTGGTTCGTTAGTTTGTACCCGTTGATACCATGTGCAGTTGTAGatcaaatgaagaatttcatGTTGAGCATTCGCACAACGCGATCTACACTAATTGCTGATAGAGTAAGCCTATGTGATAGCATGGGTGCCATTGTCCATAGAGTACACAATGCATTATAAAGGGTATTTGTCCATTGTATCTACGAGTCTACTCTGGATAGTAAACAACATCTCTGCATAATATTGTAACTCGTTTGAAGAAACGTCTCCATTCTAACGGATCCCCCAATTTACGAATAAATTCAATCTTTCTGGCTACTAGGTTATCAGCAACCTTATCAACGACAATATCACCAACTAGCCGACTGTTGTAATCGTCAATGAATTCAATCTTAAACCGTATTACACCCTCGtactttttgttgttgatcaCTTCCTGCGTCATTTGcttcaattcatcatcttcgtcGTCCTCAATAATATTTAATTGAACTAACGATTCAGTCAACAAGGAAATAATCGTGTCCAAAGCGGCAAAAGAGAAGAACCTTGTCATGTTATCAGCATAAAGTTCTGGATGCTTTCTTATCTGTTCTGTGTATTTCGAGATCTCTTTATCAATTGTTTTATGACGAGTGTTcacatcaatatcatcttcttgtCTGTaaaattgcaaaattgCAGGGTCCATGGCGATTAATTCCAGCTCTCTTTGGTGCTTTAAATCGCTTGTGTTTTTCagcttctttcttttgctACTTTCAGTGTATGGCTGTTGTGATATAGaataattatcaacatgTATCTTTGAACTATCGGttaaatcatcaacaatgttGATATGCGTAGGTTGTGTATCCATGCGTCTCTTACTATTACTCTTCTGTGTATTCGAGTATTCAGTAACCTTTTTGAACTCATTGTCACCCATGTTAATATAAAGATTTACCAGCAACCTGGCAGTTAATTTATTAGGATCTTTGCACATACCTCTAGAGTCTAGCAGGCCTCTATCTTTAAGCATCCATTGAtgttgtttgattttttctataCTAATCCGATCCTTCACATTTGGGACAAGGATCTTCCTCAGTAAGCTCAGTGCACCTAGATCTATCTTATTCCAAGGACTAACTAATATTTCTCCCTTGTTTCGAACAAAGTAGGCATAATCACTGTCTTGCATAACAGGCATTTCCCATGCAATTTTCCCTGTGAGTAAAACAAATAACACAATTCCACATGACCATATGTCACAAAGTGCTGGGTCATAGTTCTCAGTCACAATCTCGGGTGCTGCATATGGGGGTGATCCACAAGGCTTATTGCATTTTCTCTTAGGTCCGGTCTTTTTCTGAAAAACCACAGCCAATCCAAAATCCGTTAATTTCAGATTACCACGTAAGTCCAAGACCAAATTTTCAGGCTTAATATCTCGATGTGCAACACCTTTAGAGTGTAAAAAGGAAACGGCATGTATAAGCTGCgtgaaataaaaatgagCAACATCTTGATCCACACCTAAGTCGGGCTCAATCTTATCGAAGAGTTCTCCATTTTCAGCCAGTTCTAATGCTATCCATGCCCAATCACTGTTATATGCAAAATCGTACATCTtaataatattttgatGCGGAACCTGTCTTTGGATATATGCCTCTCTTgcaatttctttctctgaCAGGCCCTTTTCCTTTGCAAATGGAAGATATACAAACTTGATAGCAACATGCCTTGGATTTTCACTCTTTGTTTCTGCAATTTTCACTATTGCAAAACCACCATGGCCAATGGTCTTCCCAAGTGTCACCCTTTTAATCGGAGGCAAGGGCGCCATTTGAGACAAACGGTAGTTCTGTGATAGAGACATTTAGGATTACAATTGGAATCGATTTTGGTACCTATTTCAGCCTATTGTTCAgtaaaaccaaaaaaaaaaacatacaCGTAACAACATGAATATGTTGATCCgaaatgaaaacattggaaaTTTATTCAGCCTCACCGCGTGTCTCTTTGTTTTAAAGTTGTTGGTATTTGTCTGATATTGTCATCACTTTCAATATTCCAACGGAATATTATTGCCTCTTTCATATTAGAAAGGAGATTTTAGGAATGCATAACGTTATTTAAAATTCTTGTAAACCTATATAAGAGTCGGCTTTAtattaataataacaaAGTTCAAATGACGACCTCTGCGAGATCTACAATCCACGAGGAATCAACAGGACGGTACACAGAGACTTCACCGCATGCAAGTCTACACAGATCAATGTCAGATACCCTAACCTTTTTCACCCCACCCATATTTTGGTGTATAATTTCAAGCCATTTTAACTTAGAATCCAGCTCGGCTTGATCACTTGGTTTCACATCGAGTACGATAGCAGTATGATCGGGTGCACCAAATGTCACAGTACGTTGCGggtatttgaaaacacaGGTTTTGAACTGCAGAATATCTCCACGTCTTATTTCATCGCTAACTAATGGAAGGGAGACACTTGGCATCTTTCCCTCTTGTCCCTTATATGTCGCAATTAAAGCACCATGCTTCAGACCGGTAGAAACAAAAGCATACTTCCCACAGGACTTCTCCAAGGCATCATGTGCTAAGGTCCAACATTCACCATCTCCAACAGTTTGACCTTCTTTGACCTCACACCAATTGGCAACATGCTCACCAAACTTTTCATGTCCTTCAGTCAGTTGCTTTTTAGTAGCAGTTGGAGGCGGTATAAACTTGGTTTCAGTGACCAACGTACTCTCTGGATTCGAACAATCTTTCTTCCAAACTAGCTTCAATCTTAGAGTAGCCAAATCAGACAGTCTGAAAGCATAGATTTTGAACTCTTTAGGCCCGACATATCCATGACTCAGCTGATAATTTAGGCCTCTCAACTGTTTCGGCAACTTGGATACGTCATCGGTTAAGTACCATAGAGATTCTAGTTCAAGATCAATGTTTGGTTCTCTCCATGCAGTTGCCCCCCTTGGAGGCGGAGCAATCGGTGCT
The Pichia kudriavzevii chromosome 2, complete sequence DNA segment above includes these coding regions:
- a CDS encoding uncharacterized protein (PKUD0B06190; similar to Saccharomyces cerevisiae YMR224C (MRE11); ancestral locus Anc_8.744), whose product is MPEVTFIEPGPDTFRILLTTDNHVGYMENDQIRGDDSWKTFAEILSIGRERDVDFILQGGDLFHVNSPTKKSYYHVMRSLREHCWCDKPIEYKLVSDPSDAMAAKHFTYPAEYDMNVNVGMPLYAISGNHDDATGEELLSPLDVLGVSGLLNHFGRVIDNEQISICPLLFNKGSTNLALYGLHSIREERLMKTMASGNLEFLEPDTGDDGTIQWFNLMCIHQNHVHRPGVKVVEETSLPTFLDFILWGHEHDCRPVAMRNDITGSYILQAGSSIATSLTEGETLDKHVYILSIKGKDFSLEPIKLKTVRPFVMKDVILSRTGLRATSSNKKEVLNFLMMQVELMIEKANSVWKENNVELFEEGIVTEADIPLPLIRLRVEYSGGYEVENPRYFSNRFVGKVANVNDVVLFYKKKKYQGRNGRKLLVDKGECESDIDDEVNDDNEDLLGFANEDEENNILGMINDKINDQDLILLTKKKVSETLENLVEHDQERSILNRFVQTEEEEHIDLLEKLTIEEDSDTFEGLDTGSVKDVKKSFRELAKRIRIETQLNTGSSTVEERVGSGESADRATKTAGPVLFNAQSTKASSSRVAGEIPVKGTRTSDYAVNSESEKEEEAEHETRSALFDIPLPESVRKATTPNPSRGSTSQRGRARTYARPKTRVNAFRNQKSTQNSLLDVLMGKK
- a CDS encoding uncharacterized protein (PKUD0B06200; similar to Saccharomyces cerevisiae YLR248W (RCK2) and YGL158W (RCK1); ancestral locus Anc_1.390) produces the protein MSLSQNYRLSQMAPLPPIKRVTLGKTIGHGGFAIVKIAETKSENPRHVAIKFVYLPFAKEKGLSEKEIAREAYIQRQVPHQNIIKMYDFAYNSDWAWIALELAENGELFDKIEPDLGVDQDVAHFYFTQLIHAVSFLHSKGVAHRDIKPENLVLDLRGNLKLTDFGLAVVFQKKTGPKRKCNKPCGSPPYAAPEIVTENYDPALCDIWSCGIVLFVLLTGKIAWEMPVMQDSDYAYFVRNKGEILVSPWNKIDLGALSLLRKILVPNVKDRISIEKIKQHQWMLKDRGLLDSRGMCKDPNKLTARLLVNLYINMGDNEFKKVTEYSNTQKSNSKRRMDTQPTHINIVDDLTDSSKIHVDNYSISQQPYTESSKRKKLKNTSDLKHQRELELIAMDPAILQFYRQEDDIDVNTRHKTIDKEISKYTEQIRKHPELYADNMTRFFSFAALDTIISLLTESLVQLNIIEDDEDDELKQMTQEVINNKKYEGVIRFKIEFIDDYNSRLVGDIVVDKVADNLVARKIEFIRKLGDPLEWRRFFKRVTILCRDVVYYPE